Within Coprobacter tertius, the genomic segment CGCCCGAAGAAAAGATGTAAAATTTCTCTTCGAAACGAATGTAGGTGCTGGTCTCCCCATTATAAATACGATAAATAACCTGATAAACAGCGGAGACAAAATACTACGCATAGAAGCTGTCGTATCGGGAACACTCAATTACATTTTCAATGTAATCAGTGAAAATACCCCGTTAAGTAAAGCAATAAAAATGGCACAGGAAGCTGGATACAGTGAACCCGATCCGCGTGTCGACCTCAGTGGTCAAGACGTAATACGAAAACTTGTTATACTGGCTCGTGAAGCCGGATATAAAGTTGAACAGGAAGACGTAGAAAAACATTTATTTATTCCCGATAAATATTTTAGAGGATCTCTCGAAGAATTTTGGACAAATATTCCACAACTCGACCCGACTTTCGAAAAAAAGAGAAAAGAAGTCGCCAATGCCGGGAAACGGTTCCGTTTCGTAGCAAGTCTCGAGAATGGGAAAACATCGGTAGGATTACAAACCGTAGATGACAAACATCCTTTTTATCATCTTGAAGGCAGTAATAACGTAATTTTACTTACAACCGAGCGTTATAATGAATACCCCATGGTTATTAAAGGATACGGTGCAGGAGCCATGGTAACAGCCGCCGGCGTATTCGCCGATATTATAAGTATCGCGAATATCCGGTAAAATAAATTTTTAATCATCTCCGGCAACGGTTTTCCGATATGCCGGACTTAATAAATCGGAAAATGAAATACATTATTGTATTGGGTGACGGTATGGCCGATGAGCCGATCGCATCTCTCGGAAATAAGACTCTTTTACAGGCAGTTGATACTCCTTATATGGACATGCTCGCCCAAAAAGGACGCAACGGATTACTTGAAACCGTACCTTCCGGTTATCACCCCGGAAGCGAGATTGCAAATCTTTCGGTTCTGGGCTACGACCTCGATGAGGTTTTCGAAGGACGGGGATCCCTCGAAGCTGCCAGTATGGGTATAGATATTGAAGAAAATGAAATTGCTATGAGGTGTAACCTCGTATGCATAGAAAACAATCTATTAAAAAATCATTCCGCCGGGCATATTTCAAATGAAGAATCGTGGGAACTCATCCGTTATCTCCAAAAGAATCTGGGAGGAGACGACGTTAATTTCTTCCCTGGTGTTTCATACCGTCATTTATTGAAAATGAAAGAAGGAAGCAAATTTATCAAATGTATCCCACCTCACGACGTACCGGGAACTCCTTTCAGAGACATTCTGATAAAGGCAGAAAAACCGGAAGGTCTTAGGACAGCCGACAGGCTAAACAACCTGATATTCAAATCGCAAGAAATTCTCCAAAATCATCCGGTAAATCAGAAACGAATAGCCGAAGGAAAAGATCCGGCAAATAGTATCTGGCCCTGGTCTCCGGGAAACAAGCCCCGAATGAAAAGTTTGTCGGAACTCTACGGTATAAAAAACGGAGTGGTTATTTCAGCCGTGGATCTCATTCGGGGAATCGGAATATACGCAGGACTGAAACCTATAAACGTCGAAGGCGCTACCGGATTGTATACCACAAACTACGAAGGAAAAGCCGATACCGCCCTCGAAGCTTTAAAAACAAACGATTTCGTTTTTCTTCACGTAGAAGCCAGTGATGAAGCAGGCCATGAAGGAGATATCGAACTTAAAATGAAAACGATCGAATACCTCGATCGACGTCTTCTGAAAAGAATAATTGAAGGGGCACCGTCGTTGGGAGAACCTCTTACGATAGGCCTCTTACCCGATCATCCTACACCGTGCCGTTTACGTACCCATACCGCTATGCCGGTACCTTTTGTTATTTATAAACCCGGGACTACTGGCGATGAAGTAAAAAACTTCGATGAAATCAGTGCCAACAAAGGCATATACGGCACCTTATCTAAAGATATGTTTATCAAAGAATTTTTTAAACAACTCTAAATACAATGTTATATTACAGTACAAACAAACAGGTAAAAGAAGCCACACTGGAAGAGGCCGTTGTAAAAGGCCTCGCCGGAGATAAAGGCTTGTATATGCCGGAGAAAATAAAGAGGCTTCCCGATGCATTTTACCACAATATCGGAGAAATGACATTTCAGGAAATCTCCTTTATTGTAGCAGAGGCATTTTTTGGCGATGATGTAGAAGCTGATGTATTGAAAGAAATCGTATATGATACTCTGAATTTCGATACACCTCTGGTAAACGTAAAAGACAACCTGTATAGTCTGGAGTTATTTCATGGCCCCACTCTTGCCTTTAAAGATGTAGGCGCCCGCTTTATGGCCCGCCTCTTGGGATATTTTACCAAAAATAAAAAACAAAAGGAGATAAATGTGCTGGTAGCTACATCGGGAGATACCGGGAGTGCCGTTGCAAACGGATTTTTGGCAGTAAAAGGAATAAATGTATATGTCCTGTATCCTAAAGGAAAAGTAAGTGAAATACAGGAAAAACAATTTACCACTCTCGGACAAAATATTACAGCCATTGAAATCGATGGTACATTCGACGATTGCCAAGCACTGGTAAAATCGGCATTCTCTGACGAAGAACTCAACACAAAGATAAAATTAACTTCGGCCAATTCGATAAATATCGCCCGTTTTCTCCCACAGGCTTTTTATTACTTTTACGCTTACGCACAACTGGAGCGACAAAATAAAAATAAAAACGTAGTCGTTAGCGTCCCCAGTGGGAATTTCGGAAACATTACAGCAGGCCTTTTTGCAAAAAAAATGGGACTGCCGATAAAACGTTTTATTGCAGCCAATAACCGGAACGATATTTTTCTGAATTATCTCTTAACAGGATGCTATACTCCTAAACCATCGATAGCAACGATTGCTAACGCAATGGATGTAGGAGATCCCAGCAATTTCGCACGTATACTCGATCTTTACAAATACTCACACAACGCAATTTGTAACGACATTAGCGGCTACAGTTATACCGATGAAGAAATCATGAAAACTGTTGCCGAAACCTACCGGGAAACAGGTTATTTGCTCGACCCACACGGAGCATGCGGATATCAGGCTCTTATAGACGGATTATGTCCGGACGAAACAGGCATTTTCCTGGAAACAGCTCATCCGGCAAAATTTCTCGATACAGTAGAAAATATTATCGATGATAAAATCACCGTGCCTATAAAATTACAGGAATTTATGCAAGGAGAGAAAAAAAGTATCGAACTTACTACGGATTTTATACCCTTTAAAAAATTTCTGCTCAGCAGATAACAAACTTTATCAACAGGTTATCGACAATTCTCGTTAACTTGTTGATAATGGTTAAACCGAATAATCCTCAACGATTAAGAATACGGTTACGGGCATTATCAGCCTTACAGGCTTTTGATTTTCCAACCCTTTTACCAGACGGAGATTTATGATTTCTTCCCGATGAAATCTTTTTCCCTGCGTTTTTATGATGACGACCGTTTTGTTTCAATCTATTAGTTTTTATTACCAAACACAAAGATATGAAATAAGGAAAATAACACAATATGTCCCATAAAGAATCAACACCATTCATGAAAACAATTATTCTGGCCGACAACCAGGCTATCAGCCGAGAAGGATTGAGGCATCTGATTGCAGAAATACTTCCCGATATAATACCATCGGAAAGTAATAGCAAAAAAGAATTACTCTCACTTTTATCTTCTCAACCCGAGGCAACCGTGATACTCGATTATACACTTTTCGATTTTTCGGGACCAGAAGAACTTATTAATATATGCGAACGATATACCGATTCTTCTTGGCTGTTATTTTCGGACGAACTAAGTGACGATTTCATCAACCGCATCGTAATAAACCACCGTTTCGGTTTTCTGCTTAAAGACTGTTCTAAAGAAGAGATATTGCTGGGATTGCAAAAGACTCTTTCAGGACATCGCTATATCTGTAACGAAATAAGCAATCAACTAATATCGAAAAACAATACGAGCATTCGGGCAGAACGGCTTACTGCAACCGAGACAGAAATACTGAAACAAATCGCTCTCGGCAATTCTACCAAAGAAATCGCAACCATACGACATCTGAGTTTTCATACGGTTAATACTCACCGGAAAAATATTTTCAGGAAAATAAATGTAAATAACATGCATGAGGCTACTAAATACGCCATGAGAGCCGGCATTATCGATATTGCCGAATATTGTATATAAACCTAATATTCAGGATTCATTGTCTTTCCAATAAAATAGCTTATATTTGTCAGCGATTTAAGGTGAGGATTTGTCGTAACGACAATTATCCTAAAAGGGAATCCGGTGAAAGTCCGGAACTGTACCCGCAGCTGTGATCTTCTAAAAAAGTATCGAAGCCCTGCTTAAGCCACTGCCGTAATACCGGTGGGAAGGTTCTTTCGATATGAAGACAGTCAGAAAACCTGCCTGAAAATCATTACTGATTCGAGACTTCGGGTAAAGGTCGGGAATAGGAGGTCACAACGTATTAAATACGTTTAAAAAACACATTTTATAACTTCCTTTCTTCATATTTTATCCGATCTTCTTTAATAAAAAACTAATTAACGGATAAAAGATATGAAAAAAAACAGACTCTCTTTATTATTTTTTTATTTGACATTAACATTCGCTTTTACTTCATGCAGCGATGACGAACCCAAACCCGAACCTTCAGAAAAACCTTTCGCAGGAATATACGTACTTAATACGGGAAGTTATCCGGCTAATAACTCCAATCTCTTTTTTTACAATTCCAATACGCAGATAGCCACAAAAGACATTTTTAACGCCGTAAACAACCAAGCTCTCGGAAAAACGGGAAACAACATGATCGTATACGGATCGAAAATGTATATTGCCATGACCGACCAGAATGCCATATACGTGACCGACCGAAAAAGTAAATTGTTGAAAACGATCGAAACATTAGAGAAACCTCGTTACTTCACCTCGGACAACGGAAAAGTTTACGTATCTTCTTTTACCGGCGTAGTAGCTTGTATCGATACAACGGAAATGCAGATTAAAAAGGAAATCCCAGTAGGGAAATATCCCGAACAAATTGTAATTTCCAATAATAAACTTTATGTGGCAAACTCGGATTACACATACGATCAAAGTCAGAAAACCGTATCGGTTGTCGACCTGACTAACGATACGGAAAATAAAATTGAAGTGGCCGTTAATCCGGCATACCTGGCTAAGAACAGTGCCGGAAACATTTATGTACTCGCTTTGGGTAATTTCTATGCGAACATTCCCGCCGCATTATATAAGATCGATGCATCGAACAATGTAACACCGATGAATATCACCGCTACGGAAATGACAATATGCAACGACAAACTTTACTTACTGAATACCGTTTACGATGAAACCGGATCTTCTTCTACGATCACCGTATTCGACACTCGAACCGATGCGGTAATACCTAACGCCTTTATCAAAGATTATTCCGTATTCAGTTCATCTCCTTATAAACTGAGTGCCGATGAAGTGTCCGGCGACATTTATATAACTTCACAAGGAACAGAAGGAGGAGAAGTATATATCTTCGACAGTAACGGGAATTTGAAAAAGAAAATGAGTACCGGTGGCGATTATCCCGTTTGTACGGTCAACGTCAGATGACTTGAATAAAAAATTTAAAATTCAAGATTAATATAAATCGGATTCTAAGTCACGAGAATTACCCAGATTTCCTAACTAAATGATTTACAACATGAAAAAATTAATCCTTCATTGGCCTGTCTTTATTCTTTTGGTCTTGTCATTATCGTGTCAAAACAAAAAAACAACTGAGAATGAGACGACTGCAGCCGGTACACATCTTTCATATGCAGAAGGGTTTAAAGTAAACCGGGGAGAAGGATATACCGAAGTGATTGTAAATGACCCATGGAAACCCGGACACATATTGCACCGTTATATTCTCGTACCACGGGAGAAGGATTTACCTGAAACTCTACCGGAAGGGACCTTGATTAGAACCCCACTCGAACGAGTATCGGTATTCTCTTCGGTACATTGCAGCCTGCTCGATGAATTAGGCGCTATCGAGAAAATAACCGGCGTATGCGACTCGAAATACATCGCTATTCCTTACATACAAAACGGATTAAGTATCGGTAGTATTTCCGATTTGGGGGTATCCATGTCTCCCGATGTAGAAAAAATCATCGATCTTAAAACCGAAGCCGTATTCGTTTCTCCCATGCAGAATATGGGATACGGCCGTTTAGAAAAGATAAGAGTCCCCCTTATCGAATGCAGTGATTATATGGAAACTTCACCGCTGGGTCGTGCGGAATGGATAAAATTTTTGGGATTATTTTTTGGAAAAGAACAAAAAGCCGATTCTCTTTTCAAGGCAATAGAAAACCGTTATAACACATTAAAAAAAGAAATTCCGACAACTCCCGAGAAAAAACCGACAGTGATTTCAGAAATGAAAACCGGGTCGGCCTGGTATGTACCCGGCGGACATAGTTACATGGCTCGTCTTTTTGCGGATGCGGGTGCCGACTATATTTGGGCGGACAATGACCAAAGCGGATCGATAGCTTTACCGTTCGAATCGGTATTCGAAAAAGGGAAGGAGGCTGATTTTTGGTTGATAAAATATAACCGGGCTCAAGAAATGTCTTATAATGACTTAAAAGACGAATATCCCCCTTATACCAATTTCGATGCATTTAAAAAAGGCAATATTTTTACCTGCAATACCGGGAAAGTACCATTTTATGAACGTATCCCCCTGCATCCAGACGAATTATTGAGTGACCTTATAAAAATATTTTATCCCGGGTCTCTGGCAAACGATACCTTACGATATTTTAATCCGATGAAAAAATGAAAAATCGTTTTGCTGGCCGCTGGAAATATCTGATCCCCCTGATCATTATTATCACTATTCTGATAATAAGCAATTTGGTAATTGGTTCAGTACACATTCCCATACGGGACATATGGGCCATCATTACCGGGGGCGAAAGTGAAAAAAGCAGTTGGGCGTTTATCATTTTACAATCGCGTTTACCACAAACAATAACCGCATTATTTTGCGGATCGGCACTGGCTGTTTCGGGACTTCTGCTACAAACTGTCTTTAATAATCCACTGGCAGGACCATCGATTCTCGGAATCAATACCGGAGCCAGTTTGGGGGTTGCCATCGTCATGTTATTATTCGGTGGAAGCATAGGAACCTCAGGTAGTATTACGTTATCGGGCAGTTTGGCTGTCGTTTTCGGTGCATTTATCGGCGCCGGCCTTATTCTATCGATTATTCTCTTTTTCTCTACTCTGGTACGCAGTAATATCATGTTACTTATTATCGGTATCATGATCGGATATATCGCCTCTTCGGTAATATCGCTCATTAACTTTTACGCAACAGCCGAAGGAGTTTATTACTACACATTATGGGGAATGGGCGATTTTTCGGGAGTATCACTCCCCCAACTTCCCTTTTTCTGCATATCGATTACGGCCGGCCTTATTTTAGCCTTGTTATTAATAAAACCGTTGAACGCTTTATTATTAGGTGAACGGTATGCCGAAAACCTCGGTGTTCCCATTCGCCGAACACGGTGGATATTACTTGTATGCACAGGAATTCTAACCGCAACGGCTACTGCTTTTTGCGGCCCGGTTTCATTTATCGGACTGGCTGTGCCTCACATGGCACGATTATTATTAGGTACCTCAAATCATAATATCCTGCTACCGATGACATTGCTAACAGGAGGAGCTGTCGCCTTGTTATGCAACCTCATCTGCGTTCTTCCAGGTGAAACAGGTATTTTGCCACTAAATGCTATTACCCCCATTTTAGGTGCTCCTGTCATCATTTATGTAATCATTAATCAAAAGAAAATACAATATTTTCACTAATGAGAAAAAAGCCCGTCATAACAGCACAAAATATAAGTATCGGATACCGACAAGAAAGAAAAAAAGAATCTCCGTTACATCGGGATCTTTCTTTTTTTCTCTACCAGGGAGAACTAACCTGTTTACTCGGACCGAACGGAGCGGGAAAATCAACATTACTACGCACCTTAAACAGGGCACAGCCTCCCCTACAAGGAGAAATCTTAATCGGAGAAAAATCATTACGTGAATACAGTGAAAAAGAACTATCCCGTTTGATAGGAGTCGTCCTCACTGATAAAACCTATGCCGGAGGATTAACGGTTTATGAGCTGGTATCTTTGGGAAGGCATCCGCATACCGGTTTTTTCGGAAAGCTATCTATCCATGACGACCGGATAATACAAGAAGCCATGGAACAAACCGGAATTACCTCTAAAGCGAACGAATACATCGGACGACTATCTGATGGGGAACGACAAAAGGCTATGATTGCCAAAGCTCTGGCTCAGGAATGTCCGATCGTATTACTCGATGAACCAACCGCATTTCTCGATATTCCCAGCCGAATAGAAATTATGAGTTTATTGCGTCGTATAGCAGGCGAACAAGGAAAAACAATACTAATGTCGACGCACGACACCGAACAAGCCTTATCTTTAGCCGACCGTCTTTGGTTACTTTCCCGCAAAGAAGGTCTCAATACGGGATTTACCGAAGACATGATTCTTTCGGGCAGGGTAGAACACCTGTTCGATCATCCCGGTATAACATTCGACCGGACCAACGGTAGTTTTCATGCCGGTTTACAAAAAGAAAAAGGCACCGAAATTACATTACATGCCGATGCAGAACCCAAATACTGGATCAGAAACGCACTGGAAAGAAACGGTTATCATATCAACGAAAATAAAAATAACCCGAATACAATAAACATTACAGCAATTTCTTCCCAGGAAATAATCTTAGAATTTCAAAATCATTCAGTACAATCGACTTCTGTTGAAGAAACAATCGACAAACTAAATGAAATCAATGCTTGTAATTCGTTAAAGTCTCTACCATCATTCGGGCAGCATTAGCAGGAGCACCCGGTTTCCCGAGCTTTTCAGCAACCAATCTGTATCCCAGCAACATTTTGCGGCGACCTTCGCCCTCATACAGTATTTTTCCGAGTTCTTTTCGTACGTTCTCCACAGTAAACAAATGGACTAATAACTCGGGGACTATTTCTTCATCGGCGATAAGGTTTACCAGCGAAACGAAACGGACATGCAGTATTCTTTTAAAAAGCCTGTATGTAAATTTTCCCCCTCCCATATGATAACACACGACTTGAGGCACGTTGAATAAGGCTGTTTCTAAAGTAGCCGTTCCCGATGTCACCAAAGCAGCCGAAGCCTGTTGTAACAAACGAAATGTGCTGTTAAAAACAACCGAAACATTTTTTCCCTCAGTAAACTGATTATAATATTCAGGCTCAATACCGGGAGCCCCGGCAACAATCATCTGAAAATCGGGAAAAGAAGAAGCCGCCTCAATCATTTTAGGTAGGTTTTCGGCAATTTCAGCTCTCCGACTTCCTGCCAATAACGCAATAACCGGCTTATCGGGAAGATTATTTCCCAATATAAAAGCATCGAATGTTTCATCGGCAAAAGGCCGTTCCGAAATTTCATCGACAGTAGGATTACCCACATAATCGATTTTATACCCGTGATTTTTATAAAAAGGAACCTCAAAAGGTAAAATAGAGTACATCTTATCGACATACCGTTTTATACTTTTTATACGATACTCCTTCCAAGCCCATATCTTCGGCGAAATATAATAAAATACGGGAATACCCAGCATTTCTTTCACGTATTTCGCTATTTTCAAGTTAAAACTGGGATAATCGATCAGGATAAGTACATCGGGATGCCATCGGGTAATATCTTTACGACATAAAGCCAAATTTTCAAATACTTTATTCAAATTCAAGAAAACCTGAACAAATCCCATATATGCCATTTCCCGATAATGTTTTACCAGTGCCCCCCCCTGTGCGGCCATAAGATCTCCACCGAAAAAACGAAACTCGGCATCTTTGTCCTCCTCTTTCAACGCGCGCATCAGAGCAGATGCATGTAAATCACCAGAGGCTTCACCGGCTATCAGATAATATTTCATAAATGCAAAACTTATCGATTACTTTATTTACAAATATACATTAAAGAAACGAAATCGGAAACGGAACCGAGCGATAAACACGATCAATAAAACATTCCTCCGTTTTTTCTTTATTACCGCTTGTACAATAACCGGGATATAAAATCGTTTATAATACTATGAAACGAATGCTTTTTTATCCCGTCATATTTATTTGTTCCCTACTGATCATGCTGCAGGGATGTTTCGATGACGAATTTACCACTAATCCGGCTAACCGTCTCAGTTTTTCTACCGATTCGGTAAAATTCGATACCATTTTCACCGAGAAAGGTACAGCAACGATGCGTTTCACGGTGTATAACCGGTCAAAAAAAGCCCTTAAAATATCCTCGATTACTCTTGCCGATGCCGAAAACTCAGGATTTTATATTAATGTAGACGGCCGTCCCGGACCCGACCTGTCCGACGTCATCGTATGGGAAAAAGACAGCATTATGATTTTTGTAAAAGCCAATGTAAATCCCACTCATAAAGACCTTCCCCAACAGATTAAAGATTCGATCGTATTTATTACAAACGGAGTACGACAAGACGTGAAATTGGAAGCCTACGGCTGGGATGCCATTGTCATGAAAGGGAAAGAACTCCCCGCAGGAAATACGACATTAAATGGAAACAAACCGTATCTTATTTACGATAGCCTCGTCGTAACCCCCGAAGCGACCCTCACTTTACAACCGGGGGCCAAACTCTTTTTCTACGATAAAGCGATGTTGCTGGTAAAAGGACGACTTGCTGCAGAAGGCACGGCACAAAATCCCGTACAATTTAGAGGTTATCGCCTGGATAAACTCTTCTCGAACCTGCCATACGATTATCTGGCCGGACAATGGGGCGGAATCAGATTCTTCAAGGACAGTTACGAAAACAAAATGAATCAGGTGAGGATGAGAGGTTCGAGCTACGGCATCGCAATCGACTCTTCCGATATCGACCGAACAAAACTCATTCTCAGCAACTCGGTAATACATAATTCCGCGACCGATCTCGTACAATCGAATTTCAGTAATATAAAAGCCTGGAACTGTCAGTTTTCAAACGCAGGAGGTGCTCTTATTCATCAAATCGGCGGGCGATCGGAATTTATTCACTGTACTTTGGCAAATTACTATAATTTCGACATTATCTCTTCGGCAATTCTCTCTTTCGAACATTTGATTGATGAAGGAACCAGTAATGTATCTGCAAATGCGACTTTCAAAAATTGTATTATTACAGGGAGCTACAGCCTGCTCTCCCCCACAGAAATAACAGATTCCGATATATCGTTCCTCAACTGCCTATTTAATGTAAAAGGTTCTGATGACCAAAATTTCAGGGAGTGCGTTTGGGAAGCCGATCCTAAATTTATCAACACCGGAAAAGATTATATTTTCGATTATCACATCGGAGAAGGCTCGGACGCTATAGGTAAAGGGAATCCCCAATTCTTGAATGCCGACTTGCGCTATGATCTCGAAGGTCATCTACGTCCGCAAGGGACAAACCCCGATTTAGGCGCTTATCAATATATAGAAAAAATAGAATAACACATTTGAATCAGGCAAGTTCGAGCCCGAATTTATCGGCAAATTGCTGAACATACGGATTTTTCCGGGCCATCAAATTTAACTTTTCTCGTTGACTGAAAGCTTTTTGCCGCTCTTGTCTTTGACTTTCTCTAACTGAAATCGCAATATGCGTATTTTTCAGTGTATTTTTTAAAAAAGTCATTAGTTGAGTTCCCTTAGCCTGCATCAAATCTAACTGAGCCTGATTATCTACAACAACTTCGAAATGAGTAGGATCGGTCATCACAGGACGGCAACTAATCATTGTATTTACCAAAACAGTTTCAGAAGGGATTGTCTTGGTAAACTGTATCCATGCACGCTGAAGATCATCATTCGAGAACGATTCGTTCATCTCTACGAGTTGCGCCTCTTTCGGCTTGTTATCTTCTTTAATTCCCTGAGGCTTTTTTATCGAGATTGTAGGCGGAGCCATACGTGTAACCGCCGTCTTTGAAATCGCCGCAGCCGGTTCGGGAACCGGAACAACCGCCTTCCTTTCTACCGGCTCGGAAACAGTTTGAGAGACTTGCTTCGAAATTCCGGCCTGAGGCTCGGCTACAGAGCCGCGATTATCGATTGTACCGGTTTTCGTACCGGCTATTCCACCTTCTGGATTAGAAGATCGGGAAGGAGATACTTTTCCGAGAACAGGATCTTGTGTCTTTTCAGTAGGAGGTATCGGTGACGAAAGCTGACATATCCTAATGAGCGTCAACTCCACCAATAATCGTTTATTGTTACTGGCACGATAAGCGAGATCGCAATCATTACTAAGTTCC encodes:
- a CDS encoding cofactor-independent phosphoglycerate mutase; protein product: MKYIIVLGDGMADEPIASLGNKTLLQAVDTPYMDMLAQKGRNGLLETVPSGYHPGSEIANLSVLGYDLDEVFEGRGSLEAASMGIDIEENEIAMRCNLVCIENNLLKNHSAGHISNEESWELIRYLQKNLGGDDVNFFPGVSYRHLLKMKEGSKFIKCIPPHDVPGTPFRDILIKAEKPEGLRTADRLNNLIFKSQEILQNHPVNQKRIAEGKDPANSIWPWSPGNKPRMKSLSELYGIKNGVVISAVDLIRGIGIYAGLKPINVEGATGLYTTNYEGKADTALEALKTNDFVFLHVEASDEAGHEGDIELKMKTIEYLDRRLLKRIIEGAPSLGEPLTIGLLPDHPTPCRLRTHTAMPVPFVIYKPGTTGDEVKNFDEISANKGIYGTLSKDMFIKEFFKQL
- the thrC gene encoding threonine synthase, with amino-acid sequence MLYYSTNKQVKEATLEEAVVKGLAGDKGLYMPEKIKRLPDAFYHNIGEMTFQEISFIVAEAFFGDDVEADVLKEIVYDTLNFDTPLVNVKDNLYSLELFHGPTLAFKDVGARFMARLLGYFTKNKKQKEINVLVATSGDTGSAVANGFLAVKGINVYVLYPKGKVSEIQEKQFTTLGQNITAIEIDGTFDDCQALVKSAFSDEELNTKIKLTSANSINIARFLPQAFYYFYAYAQLERQNKNKNVVVSVPSGNFGNITAGLFAKKMGLPIKRFIAANNRNDIFLNYLLTGCYTPKPSIATIANAMDVGDPSNFARILDLYKYSHNAICNDISGYSYTDEEIMKTVAETYRETGYLLDPHGACGYQALIDGLCPDETGIFLETAHPAKFLDTVENIIDDKITVPIKLQEFMQGEKKSIELTTDFIPFKKFLLSR
- a CDS encoding response regulator transcription factor → MKTIILADNQAISREGLRHLIAEILPDIIPSESNSKKELLSLLSSQPEATVILDYTLFDFSGPEELINICERYTDSSWLLFSDELSDDFINRIVINHRFGFLLKDCSKEEILLGLQKTLSGHRYICNEISNQLISKNNTSIRAERLTATETEILKQIALGNSTKEIATIRHLSFHTVNTHRKNIFRKINVNNMHEATKYAMRAGIIDIAEYCI
- a CDS encoding YncE family protein gives rise to the protein MKKNRLSLLFFYLTLTFAFTSCSDDEPKPEPSEKPFAGIYVLNTGSYPANNSNLFFYNSNTQIATKDIFNAVNNQALGKTGNNMIVYGSKMYIAMTDQNAIYVTDRKSKLLKTIETLEKPRYFTSDNGKVYVSSFTGVVACIDTTEMQIKKEIPVGKYPEQIVISNNKLYVANSDYTYDQSQKTVSVVDLTNDTENKIEVAVNPAYLAKNSAGNIYVLALGNFYANIPAALYKIDASNNVTPMNITATEMTICNDKLYLLNTVYDETGSSSTITVFDTRTDAVIPNAFIKDYSVFSSSPYKLSADEVSGDIYITSQGTEGGEVYIFDSNGNLKKKMSTGGDYPVCTVNVR
- a CDS encoding ABC transporter substrate-binding protein; translated protein: MKKLILHWPVFILLVLSLSCQNKKTTENETTAAGTHLSYAEGFKVNRGEGYTEVIVNDPWKPGHILHRYILVPREKDLPETLPEGTLIRTPLERVSVFSSVHCSLLDELGAIEKITGVCDSKYIAIPYIQNGLSIGSISDLGVSMSPDVEKIIDLKTEAVFVSPMQNMGYGRLEKIRVPLIECSDYMETSPLGRAEWIKFLGLFFGKEQKADSLFKAIENRYNTLKKEIPTTPEKKPTVISEMKTGSAWYVPGGHSYMARLFADAGADYIWADNDQSGSIALPFESVFEKGKEADFWLIKYNRAQEMSYNDLKDEYPPYTNFDAFKKGNIFTCNTGKVPFYERIPLHPDELLSDLIKIFYPGSLANDTLRYFNPMKK
- a CDS encoding iron ABC transporter permease, which codes for MKNRFAGRWKYLIPLIIIITILIISNLVIGSVHIPIRDIWAIITGGESEKSSWAFIILQSRLPQTITALFCGSALAVSGLLLQTVFNNPLAGPSILGINTGASLGVAIVMLLFGGSIGTSGSITLSGSLAVVFGAFIGAGLILSIILFFSTLVRSNIMLLIIGIMIGYIASSVISLINFYATAEGVYYYTLWGMGDFSGVSLPQLPFFCISITAGLILALLLIKPLNALLLGERYAENLGVPIRRTRWILLVCTGILTATATAFCGPVSFIGLAVPHMARLLLGTSNHNILLPMTLLTGGAVALLCNLICVLPGETGILPLNAITPILGAPVIIYVIINQKKIQYFH
- a CDS encoding ABC transporter ATP-binding protein, which produces MRKKPVITAQNISIGYRQERKKESPLHRDLSFFLYQGELTCLLGPNGAGKSTLLRTLNRAQPPLQGEILIGEKSLREYSEKELSRLIGVVLTDKTYAGGLTVYELVSLGRHPHTGFFGKLSIHDDRIIQEAMEQTGITSKANEYIGRLSDGERQKAMIAKALAQECPIVLLDEPTAFLDIPSRIEIMSLLRRIAGEQGKTILMSTHDTEQALSLADRLWLLSRKEGLNTGFTEDMILSGRVEHLFDHPGITFDRTNGSFHAGLQKEKGTEITLHADAEPKYWIRNALERNGYHINENKNNPNTINITAISSQEIILEFQNHSVQSTSVEETIDKLNEINACNSLKSLPSFGQH
- the lpxB gene encoding lipid-A-disaccharide synthase, translated to MKYYLIAGEASGDLHASALMRALKEEDKDAEFRFFGGDLMAAQGGALVKHYREMAYMGFVQVFLNLNKVFENLALCRKDITRWHPDVLILIDYPSFNLKIAKYVKEMLGIPVFYYISPKIWAWKEYRIKSIKRYVDKMYSILPFEVPFYKNHGYKIDYVGNPTVDEISERPFADETFDAFILGNNLPDKPVIALLAGSRRAEIAENLPKMIEAASSFPDFQMIVAGAPGIEPEYYNQFTEGKNVSVVFNSTFRLLQQASAALVTSGTATLETALFNVPQVVCYHMGGGKFTYRLFKRILHVRFVSLVNLIADEEIVPELLVHLFTVENVRKELGKILYEGEGRRKMLLGYRLVAEKLGKPGAPANAARMMVETLTNYKH